One genomic segment of Clostridium saccharoperbutylacetonicum N1-4(HMT) includes these proteins:
- the glpK gene encoding glycerol kinase GlpK, giving the protein MKKYVIALDQGTTSSRAIVFDKDQNILGVSQKEFTQIYPKQGWVEHNPLEIWASQYGVLQEVMAKTSVNQDEIAAIGITNQRETTIVWDRNTGEPVYNAIVWQCRRTAAIVEELKKDEEFNTYVKENTGLLLDAYFSGTKIKWILDNVEGARERAEKGELLFGTVDTWLVWKLTNGKVHVTDYTNASRTMLYNIKELKWDEKILEKLNIPKSMLPEVKNSSEVYGYTNLGGTGGVRVPIAGMAGDQQCALFGQTCFEEGSVKNTYGTGCFLLMNTGEKMIQSKNGLVTTIAIGLDGKVQYALEGSVFVGGAVIQWIRDELRLVNDAADTEYFAQKVEDNGGVYVVPAFTGLGAPYWDMYARGAILGLTRGANRNHIIRAALESIAYQSRDLIDAMQEDSGCKLTRLKVDGGASRNNLLMQFQADITGAEVVRPIITETTALGAAYLAGLAVGFWESKEEIAEKWAVSQAYTPNLEEEKKEKLYKGWKKAVKRAEGWEEE; this is encoded by the coding sequence ATGAAAAAATATGTTATAGCACTAGATCAAGGAACTACAAGTTCAAGAGCAATAGTTTTTGATAAAGATCAAAATATATTAGGGGTAAGTCAAAAGGAATTCACTCAAATTTATCCTAAACAAGGCTGGGTAGAACACAATCCGTTAGAAATATGGGCAAGCCAATATGGTGTATTGCAAGAAGTTATGGCTAAAACAAGTGTTAATCAAGATGAAATAGCAGCAATAGGAATTACAAATCAAAGAGAAACAACAATAGTTTGGGATAGAAATACTGGGGAACCTGTATATAATGCAATAGTATGGCAATGTAGAAGAACTGCTGCTATAGTAGAAGAACTTAAAAAGGATGAAGAATTCAATACTTATGTAAAAGAAAATACAGGATTATTATTAGATGCATATTTTTCAGGAACTAAGATTAAATGGATTTTAGACAATGTTGAAGGCGCTAGAGAAAGAGCTGAAAAAGGTGAATTATTATTTGGTACAGTTGATACTTGGCTTGTTTGGAAGCTTACAAATGGTAAAGTTCATGTAACTGACTATACAAATGCATCTAGAACAATGCTTTATAATATAAAAGAATTAAAATGGGACGAAAAAATATTAGAAAAGCTTAATATTCCAAAATCAATGTTACCAGAAGTTAAGAATTCTTCAGAAGTTTATGGATATACAAATCTTGGTGGAACAGGTGGAGTTAGAGTTCCTATAGCTGGTATGGCAGGAGATCAACAATGTGCTCTATTTGGACAAACTTGTTTTGAAGAAGGAAGCGTTAAAAATACCTATGGAACAGGTTGCTTCTTACTTATGAATACAGGAGAAAAGATGATCCAAAGTAAAAATGGATTAGTAACTACTATTGCAATTGGTTTAGATGGAAAGGTTCAATATGCGTTAGAAGGTTCAGTATTTGTTGGGGGAGCTGTTATCCAATGGATTAGAGATGAACTTAGATTAGTTAACGATGCAGCAGATACAGAATACTTTGCTCAAAAAGTAGAAGATAATGGTGGAGTATATGTTGTTCCAGCCTTTACTGGACTTGGTGCTCCATATTGGGATATGTATGCAAGAGGCGCTATTTTAGGATTAACAAGAGGAGCTAATAGAAATCATATAATTAGAGCAGCTCTTGAATCTATTGCATATCAATCAAGAGATCTTATAGATGCAATGCAGGAAGATTCAGGATGTAAGCTTACAAGACTTAAAGTTGATGGAGGCGCTAGTAGAAATAATTTATTAATGCAATTCCAAGCAGATATTACAGGGGCAGAAGTTGTAAGACCTATAATAACTGAAACAACAGCTCTTGGTGCAGCATATTTAGCAGGTCTTGCAGTAGGTTTCTGGGAATCAAAAGAAGA